The following proteins come from a genomic window of Actinomarinicola tropica:
- a CDS encoding P-loop NTPase family protein, with product MSCWSAKGGSGTTVVAASLALVIASRPGPGVLLVDLAGDLPAVLGTADPDGPGVAEWSRAGAEAPADALARLEVPVRPGLDLLPLGHGATDRERLDVLGPLLAADHRTVVVDCGTVTAADAALSVAAGASTSLLVTRLCYLALRRAAAAPIRPSAAVVVAEPGRALDRSDVEGVLGVPVVAEVAVDPGVARAVDAGLLARRLPRGLERAMRAAA from the coding sequence GTGTCCTGCTGGTCGGCGAAGGGTGGATCCGGCACCACCGTGGTCGCCGCCTCCCTCGCTCTCGTCATCGCCTCGCGTCCCGGTCCGGGCGTCCTGCTCGTCGACCTCGCGGGGGACCTCCCCGCCGTGCTCGGGACCGCTGATCCCGACGGACCGGGGGTCGCGGAGTGGAGCCGGGCGGGCGCGGAGGCGCCGGCGGACGCCCTGGCCCGCCTCGAGGTCCCGGTCCGGCCCGGGCTCGACCTCCTGCCGCTCGGCCACGGCGCCACGGACCGGGAGCGGCTCGACGTGCTCGGTCCCCTGCTCGCCGCCGATCACCGGACCGTGGTCGTGGACTGCGGCACGGTCACCGCCGCCGACGCCGCGCTGTCCGTGGCGGCCGGTGCGAGCACCTCGCTCCTCGTCACCCGCCTCTGCTACCTGGCGCTGCGCCGGGCCGCGGCGGCACCCATCCGTCCGAGCGCGGCGGTCGTCGTGGCCGAGCCGGGTCGGGCCCTCGACCGCTCCGACGTCGAGGGGGTGCTCGGCGTGCCGGTCGTCGCCGAGGTGGCGGTCGACCCCGGCGTCGCGCGTGCCGTCGATGCCGGTCTGCTCGCCCGGCGTCTGCCCCGCGGGCTCGAGCGGGCGATGCGAGCGGCGGCATGA